The following are encoded together in the Capsulimonas corticalis genome:
- a CDS encoding response regulator — protein sequence MKIIIAEDDPVSMRALRMVLESLGHQVTAVASGALAWSALQAETFPIVITDWMMPDMDGIELCRNIRSRKNAPYTCVIMLTAKQTREDRVKGLNAGADVFLTKPLVREDLIARLQVAERILMLEQGAPAR from the coding sequence ATGAAAATCATTATTGCTGAAGATGATCCCGTTTCGATGCGCGCTCTGCGCATGGTGCTTGAGAGCCTCGGCCATCAGGTGACCGCCGTCGCCAGCGGCGCGCTCGCCTGGTCCGCGCTGCAGGCCGAAACGTTCCCCATCGTCATTACCGACTGGATGATGCCGGACATGGATGGAATAGAACTTTGCCGGAATATCCGGTCGCGCAAGAACGCCCCTTATACGTGCGTCATCATGCTCACGGCCAAACAAACCCGCGAAGACCGCGTCAAGGGCCTCAACGCCGGCGCGGATGTCTTCCTGACCAAGCCGCTCGTCCGCGAAGACCTGATCGCGCGCCTCCAAGTCGCCGAGCGGATCCTGATGCTGGAACAAGGCGCGCCTGCCCGCTAA
- a CDS encoding Lrp/AsnC family transcriptional regulator has translation MLTLDELDNRIVCVLQENARLTNSEIAKTVGSTEPTVRRRVERLLSAGAIKIVAVATPFQLGYRVIAILGLQIDHQHLTQVEEALIAMPEVRFAGVTLGSYDVIAEVWFEDNEQLLAFLHERLSKIPGVQRIESLQVAKMLKYMYDWSAPPDF, from the coding sequence ATGCTGACGCTGGATGAATTGGACAATCGGATCGTGTGCGTGCTTCAGGAGAATGCGCGCCTGACGAACTCGGAGATCGCCAAGACGGTGGGGAGTACGGAGCCGACCGTGCGCCGGCGCGTGGAGCGGCTTCTGAGCGCGGGCGCGATCAAGATCGTCGCCGTCGCGACGCCCTTTCAGCTTGGGTACCGCGTCATCGCAATTTTGGGATTGCAGATCGACCATCAGCACCTCACGCAAGTGGAGGAAGCGCTGATCGCGATGCCGGAAGTGAGGTTTGCGGGAGTGACTTTAGGAAGCTACGACGTCATCGCCGAAGTATGGTTTGAAGACAACGAACAACTGCTGGCGTTTCTGCACGAGCGCCTGAGCAAGATCCCCGGCGTACAGCGAATCGAATCCCTGCAAGTCGCCAAAATGCTCAAATACATGTACGACTGGAGCGCGCCGCCAGACTTCTGA
- a CDS encoding agmatinase family protein produces MTDDRSRFGVPREDLKDSQAAEALRREAELPEAGWRKEVERGLELGLTAAPSIGDRTISTFSRGELPHFAGINTFLKAPYVEDVHKAGQFDAAVFGIPLDTGTTYRAGTRFGPQGVRRISALYGSYYFDLGIDLREQMTLCDLGDVFVIPANIEKAFDQISRAVSHVFRSGAFPIMIGGDHSIGYPCVRGVAPHVNGNIGIIHIDRHVDTQEKDMDERMHTTPWFHATNIENAPPKNLVQFGIGGWQVPRAGVKVARERGTTIMTMTDIMDMGLDKALDIAIEVASEGTEAVYLSFDIDSIDAGFVPGTGWPEPGGFTPREALRIVQRVARETNLCAMELVEVSPPYDVSDMTALMGTRVICDVLANLVFAEKLPRQRPTWLNSDPSTEPWAL; encoded by the coding sequence ATGACGGATGATCGTTCGCGCTTTGGCGTCCCACGAGAAGATTTGAAAGACAGTCAGGCCGCCGAGGCTCTGCGCCGCGAGGCCGAGCTGCCGGAGGCCGGATGGCGAAAGGAAGTCGAACGGGGGCTGGAGCTTGGCTTGACCGCCGCGCCGAGCATCGGCGACCGCACCATCTCGACCTTTTCACGCGGCGAGCTGCCGCACTTCGCGGGCATCAACACGTTTTTGAAGGCCCCGTATGTGGAGGATGTCCATAAGGCCGGCCAGTTCGACGCCGCCGTGTTCGGCATCCCGCTCGATACGGGAACGACCTACCGGGCCGGCACGCGCTTCGGTCCGCAGGGCGTCCGCCGTATTTCGGCGCTGTACGGCTCGTATTACTTCGATCTGGGGATCGATCTGCGCGAACAGATGACGCTCTGCGACCTGGGCGATGTCTTCGTCATTCCCGCGAACATCGAGAAGGCGTTCGATCAGATCAGCCGCGCCGTCTCGCACGTTTTTCGGAGCGGCGCTTTCCCGATCATGATCGGCGGCGACCATTCCATCGGCTACCCCTGCGTTCGCGGCGTCGCCCCGCATGTTAACGGCAACATCGGCATCATTCATATTGACCGCCATGTCGATACGCAGGAGAAGGACATGGACGAGCGGATGCACACCACGCCGTGGTTCCATGCGACCAACATTGAGAACGCTCCGCCGAAGAATCTTGTGCAGTTCGGCATTGGCGGCTGGCAGGTGCCCCGCGCCGGCGTCAAAGTCGCCCGTGAACGCGGCACCACCATCATGACCATGACCGATATCATGGATATGGGTCTGGACAAAGCGCTGGATATTGCGATCGAAGTGGCGAGCGAAGGGACCGAAGCGGTCTATCTGAGCTTCGACATCGACAGCATCGACGCCGGCTTCGTCCCCGGCACGGGCTGGCCGGAGCCGGGCGGCTTCACGCCCCGCGAAGCCCTGCGGATCGTCCAGCGCGTCGCACGTGAAACCAACCTCTGCGCCATGGAGCTGGTCGAAGTCTCGCCGCCGTACGATGTCAGCGACATGACCGCCTTGATGGGAACACGCGTCATCTGCGATGTCCTCGCCAATCTGGTCTTCGCCGAAAAGCTGCCCCGCCAGCGTCCGACCTGGCTGAACTCGGACCCGTCCACGGAGCCCTGGGCTCTTTAG
- the hypA gene encoding hydrogenase maturation nickel metallochaperone HypA produces MPHEVDMTKALMMSLKDWHSQQTERWPVRRVQLVVGEFTCVEPDLLRTAFAKQKLGTFLENAEIVIRDSPFIAYCNRCEREYKPDINLEYACPDCRAPLDDIRSGRELKIEKIDWDVPAPVSAEAAARN; encoded by the coding sequence ATGCCGCATGAAGTGGACATGACCAAGGCGCTGATGATGAGCTTGAAGGACTGGCATTCGCAGCAGACCGAGCGCTGGCCGGTGCGCCGCGTCCAACTCGTGGTGGGCGAATTCACCTGTGTCGAACCTGATCTCTTGCGCACCGCGTTCGCGAAGCAAAAGCTGGGAACATTTCTCGAAAACGCCGAGATCGTCATTCGCGACAGCCCGTTCATCGCTTACTGCAACCGCTGCGAGCGCGAATACAAGCCCGATATCAATCTGGAGTACGCTTGCCCTGATTGCCGAGCGCCGCTGGACGATATCCGGTCCGGACGCGAACTGAAGATCGAAAAGATCGACTGGGATGTGCCCGCCCCGGTTTCCGCGGAGGCGGCGGCGCGGAATTAG
- the hypB gene encoding hydrogenase nickel incorporation protein HypB — MITETQQPTLTSTSVDLDINILEENDDLAARSRRRMEDHGIACVNIMSSPGSGKTTLLERTLTDLNGALKIGIMEGDMTTELDAERLRDCGAPVVAITTGRSCHLEADQIAAGLDTLEREGGLDRFDLMVIENVGNLICPAAYDLGEHTRVVLVAVTEGEDKPLKYPIMFHGADCVVITKTDLAPYVKLNVDKLIANIRQVNATATVFAVSSETGEGMEIWLGWLRGQRRG, encoded by the coding sequence ATGATTACCGAAACCCAACAGCCCACGCTCACCTCAACGAGCGTGGACCTCGATATCAATATTCTCGAAGAAAATGACGACCTCGCCGCGCGCAGCCGCCGCCGGATGGAGGATCATGGGATCGCCTGCGTCAACATCATGTCCAGCCCCGGTTCGGGTAAGACGACGCTCTTGGAGCGGACGCTGACCGATCTGAACGGCGCCCTCAAGATCGGGATTATGGAAGGCGACATGACGACCGAACTGGACGCGGAGCGACTCCGCGACTGCGGCGCGCCGGTCGTCGCGATCACCACCGGCCGGTCCTGCCATTTGGAGGCTGACCAGATCGCGGCGGGACTGGATACTCTGGAGCGCGAGGGCGGCCTGGACCGCTTCGACCTGATGGTGATCGAAAACGTCGGGAATCTGATCTGCCCGGCGGCGTACGATCTGGGCGAGCACACCCGCGTCGTCCTGGTCGCCGTGACCGAGGGCGAGGACAAGCCGCTCAAGTACCCGATCATGTTCCACGGCGCCGACTGCGTCGTGATTACCAAGACGGATCTCGCGCCGTATGTCAAACTGAATGTCGACAAATTGATCGCGAATATCCGTCAGGTCAACGCCACCGCCACCGTGTTCGCCGTTTCGTCCGAGACGGGCGAGGGGATGGAGATTTGGCTGGGGTGGCTGCGGGGACAGCGACGAGGGTAA
- a CDS encoding ABC transporter substrate-binding protein, giving the protein MQAIRTSKFVKLALTIAPLGLMLTACGPKTQTASSTAPTPGAPAAAPPADATPITIGYSDWPGWTCWDIADQQGFFKKHNVNVKLVWFPNYTDSLNAITAQQVDANCQTWSDTMGPLAQGQALKAVLINDNSAGNDAVVAKAGITSIKDLKGKKVATELGTVEQFLLDQALAANGMSEKDIQYVNIKVQDCPAAMLSGKIDACAVWEPNKSQLLKSFPGSTVIFDSKKLPGLIPDLLVFQSKVVDARPADIQNIVDAWYDALDWWRAHPDDAVKIMAKRTDSPVDFYKSFIQGTRIFDATEAEAAFTKSDKPTSLYKSAPTIGQFLLDQKQIPKIPDYAPVIDDTFIKAAVAKGEGKQPPYDYALKVD; this is encoded by the coding sequence ATGCAGGCCATCCGTACATCGAAATTCGTCAAACTTGCTCTTACTATAGCTCCTCTTGGCCTGATGCTCACCGCCTGCGGTCCCAAGACTCAGACGGCTTCCTCCACGGCCCCGACTCCCGGAGCTCCGGCGGCGGCTCCGCCCGCCGACGCCACGCCGATCACGATCGGCTATTCCGACTGGCCCGGATGGACCTGCTGGGATATCGCGGATCAGCAGGGATTCTTCAAAAAGCATAATGTCAATGTCAAGCTCGTCTGGTTCCCGAACTACACGGATTCGCTGAACGCGATCACCGCGCAGCAGGTGGACGCTAACTGTCAGACCTGGAGCGACACCATGGGGCCGCTGGCTCAGGGGCAGGCGCTCAAGGCGGTTCTCATCAACGACAACTCCGCCGGGAACGACGCGGTGGTGGCGAAGGCCGGCATTACATCGATCAAGGATCTCAAGGGCAAGAAGGTCGCGACGGAGCTTGGCACCGTCGAGCAGTTTTTGCTGGATCAAGCCCTCGCCGCGAACGGCATGAGCGAGAAGGATATCCAGTATGTCAATATCAAGGTGCAGGACTGCCCCGCCGCGATGCTGAGCGGGAAGATCGACGCCTGCGCGGTGTGGGAGCCGAACAAGAGCCAGCTCCTCAAGAGCTTCCCCGGCTCCACGGTCATCTTCGACAGCAAGAAACTTCCCGGCCTGATCCCCGACTTGCTCGTCTTCCAGTCCAAGGTCGTCGATGCCCGGCCGGCGGATATCCAGAATATCGTCGACGCCTGGTATGACGCGCTCGACTGGTGGCGCGCGCATCCCGATGACGCCGTAAAGATCATGGCGAAGCGCACCGATTCCCCGGTCGATTTCTACAAGAGCTTCATCCAGGGCACGCGCATCTTCGATGCGACCGAAGCCGAAGCGGCCTTCACCAAGAGCGACAAACCGACTTCGCTTTACAAGAGCGCGCCGACGATCGGGCAGTTCCTGCTCGACCAGAAGCAGATTCCCAAGATCCCGGACTACGCCCCCGTGATCGACGACACGTTCATCAAGGCGGCGGTCGCGAAGGGTGAGGGCAAGCAGCCCCCGTACGACTATGCGCTGAAGGTGGATTAA